The sequence TGCGCATGTAATAACTCCACATGGGCTGCTGCCAGGCGCTTTTGAATGGTCGCCTCATCATCCTGACCACGATGACGCAAGCGTTGCTCTAAGGCTTCAATCGACGGGGGAAAAATGAAGATCCATTGGGCTGCAGGAATCAAGTTCCGAATTTGTTGCGCGCCCTGCCAGTCAATTTCCAATAAGACATCACTGCCCGCTTGCATTTGAGATTCGATCCACGGTTTCGAGGTGCCATAAAAATTGCCATGTACCTGCGCCCACTCTAAATAATGTCCTTGATCTCGTTCAGCCAGGAAGTCTTCTTGAGAGAGAAAGCGATAATCTTTGCCATCTACCTCTCCCGGTCTCGGTGCACGGGTTGTGATGGATAAAGACAACTTGATTCCGGCATCATCTTGCAGCAAAGCATTCACTAAAGAGGATTTGCCTGCACCGGATGGCGCAACAATCATCAACATGCTGCCTTGATAAGATGGGTTTTGACTAGCGCTTGTCATGGGAAGATTGTACGGACTATTCTAGGTTCTGAACTTGTTCACGCATCTGCTCAATAAAGAGCTTGAGCTCTAGGGCTGCTTGGGTACATTCTTCTGAGACTGACTTTGAACTCAGCGTATTGGCTTCCCGATTGAGCTCTTGCATCAGAAAATCTAAACGTTTACCCACTGGCCCTTTACCCGCCAATGCAGTATCGACTGCTTGTAGGTGTGTCTTGAGACGAGCGAACTCTTCGGCAACATCAATACGCACTGCATACAGAACTACCTCTTGACGAATGCGCTCCATCAACTCTGCGCCCGCTTTAGCCTGCTCTTGAGCAGCTAAGGCTTCAGACAAACGTTCTGTGAGCTTTTCTTGATACTGAGCCACATACTGTGGCACCTTAGGCTCAATGGTTTTCACAATCTCACGCATCTGAGTGGTGATATGGTTTAAGACGCCAACCAAGGCCTTGCCTTCAGCGTGACGACTTTCTAATAAGACGGCTAGAGCAGCCTTACCCGCTTCAATCGTGGCGGCCACCCAACCCTCTTCCTCACCGCGCGGTTCAGATACGATTCCAGGCCAGCGCAAAATCTCACCCATTCTTAATTCTGGAGCATTAGGAAAGCTCAATTGGGCTTTTTCTTGAAGTGTATAGAGGGCATCTAGACGATCTTGATTCAAAGTACCCAGGGAATGGGGATTGGCTGTCGCAGCACCGCTATTGTTATTGTTACTGCTATTGATACGCCAGGCAGCCCGAAACTCGACCTTGCCCCGCGATAGGCTTTGACTGACTAGCTCCCGTAAAGCAGGCTCAGCGCCCCGGCATTCATCCGGCAGGCGAAAGCCCAGATCCAGAAAGCGGCTATTCACAGC comes from Polynucleobacter sp. MWH-Svant-W18 and encodes:
- the gmk gene encoding guanylate kinase, translated to MTSASQNPSYQGSMLMIVAPSGAGKSSLVNALLQDDAGIKLSLSITTRAPRPGEVDGKDYRFLSQEDFLAERDQGHYLEWAQVHGNFYGTSKPWIESQMQAGSDVLLEIDWQGAQQIRNLIPAAQWIFIFPPSIEALEQRLRHRGQDDEATIQKRLAAAHVELLHAHEADYIVVNDSFEQALVDLKHILAASRLRSGPSMARNPALLRRLGV
- a CDS encoding YicC/YloC family endoribonuclease, whose protein sequence is MISSMTGYGSASRQVSLGAGVVADLQVECRAVNSRFLDLGFRLPDECRGAEPALRELVSQSLSRGKVEFRAAWRINSSNNNNSGAATANPHSLGTLNQDRLDALYTLQEKAQLSFPNAPELRMGEILRWPGIVSEPRGEEEGWVAATIEAGKAALAVLLESRHAEGKALVGVLNHITTQMREIVKTIEPKVPQYVAQYQEKLTERLSEALAAQEQAKAGAELMERIRQEVVLYAVRIDVAEEFARLKTHLQAVDTALAGKGPVGKRLDFLMQELNREANTLSSKSVSEECTQAALELKLFIEQMREQVQNLE